Genomic window (Arcobacter aquimarinus):
AAAATGCAAATAGATCAGTATATGAAGTTGAAAGTATTTCAAATAAAATATTTATAAATTTAGCAAAATTAGATCACGTGATTTATAAAAATAATGTTTATCAACTAATTTTCGGAGGAGAACATAATTTTAAAGCTGTTGATCATCATAATTGTAGACTTGGAAAATGGTACGATACAGGATTAGGAAAAGAACAGTTTAGTTTTGTGCCTTCTTATAAAGGTTTAGAAAAACATCATCATATTGTTCATCATGAAGCAAATATTTTAGCAAAAGAGTGTTCAGGACATAGTGTTTCTTGTTCAAAACAATTAATTGAAGATAAAATAGAATTAGTAGAACAAGCAAGTGAACAAGTATTTATTTACTTAGATAGAATTTTAGAAGAGAAAAATGAGGCTGTTATGAAAGATGCAGCAAAAAGATTATTTGATGGAGAAGTAAAATGAGTAAAAAATATTCTATAGCAATAGTTGATGATGAAACAGAAATTTTGAATGTATTAAGTAGATTTTTGACAAGAAATCCAAATTTTTCAGTAAATACATATTCAAATCCAGTTTCAGCAGTAGCGTCTGTTGATAATAGTAAGTATGACTTAATACTATTAGATATTATGATGCCCCAAATGAATGGTTTGGAAGCTTTAGAAAAAATAAAGTCAAAAAATCCCGAACAAAAAGTTATTATGATGACAGCTTATTCAACATTGGATAAGGTTTTGAAATCTCATAAAGAGGGTGCAACAAATTATGTAATGAAACCTTTTGATTCATTACAACTTTTAGAAAAAAAGATAATAGAAGTTCTTGAGTCAAAATAAATGGAGAAAAAAAGCCTAAATATTAGGTATTTTATCTATTTTGTAATATCTTTAGCTT
Coding sequences:
- a CDS encoding CZB domain-containing protein; protein product: MIYKNNVYQLIFGGEHNFKAVDHHNCRLGKWYDTGLGKEQFSFVPSYKGLEKHHHIVHHEANILAKECSGHSVSCSKQLIEDKIELVEQASEQVFIYLDRILEEKNEAVMKDAAKRLFDGEVK
- a CDS encoding response regulator — protein: MSKKYSIAIVDDETEILNVLSRFLTRNPNFSVNTYSNPVSAVASVDNSKYDLILLDIMMPQMNGLEALEKIKSKNPEQKVIMMTAYSTLDKVLKSHKEGATNYVMKPFDSLQLLEKKIIEVLESK